A single region of the Geobacillus subterraneus genome encodes:
- the sdhB gene encoding succinate dehydrogenase iron-sulfur subunit, giving the protein MSENKTVRFIITRQDRPDSAPYEEEFVIPYRPNMNVISALMEIRRNPVNAKGEKTTPVVWEMNCLEEVCGACSMVINGKPRQACAALIDQLEQPIRLEPMRTFPVIRDLVIDRSRMFDALKRVKAWIPIDGTYDLGPGPRMPERKRQWAYELSKCMTCGVCLEACPNVNSKSNFIGPAPLSQVRLFNAHPTGAMHKAERLRAIMGDGGLANCGNSQNCVQSCPKGIPLTTSIAALNRDTTIQMFRDFFGSDEA; this is encoded by the coding sequence ATGAGCGAGAACAAAACGGTTCGATTCATCATTACGCGCCAAGATCGTCCGGACTCTGCGCCATATGAAGAAGAGTTTGTCATCCCGTACCGCCCGAACATGAACGTCATTTCGGCGCTCATGGAAATCCGCCGCAACCCGGTCAACGCCAAAGGCGAAAAAACGACACCGGTCGTTTGGGAAATGAACTGTTTGGAAGAAGTGTGCGGAGCATGTTCGATGGTGATTAACGGCAAGCCGCGCCAAGCGTGTGCGGCCTTGATCGACCAGCTCGAGCAGCCGATCCGCCTCGAGCCGATGCGCACGTTCCCGGTCATCCGCGACTTGGTCATCGACCGGAGCCGGATGTTTGATGCGCTAAAACGCGTCAAAGCATGGATTCCAATCGACGGAACGTACGACTTGGGTCCGGGTCCGCGCATGCCGGAGCGGAAGCGGCAATGGGCGTACGAGCTGTCCAAATGCATGACGTGCGGGGTCTGTCTTGAAGCGTGCCCGAACGTCAACAGCAAGTCGAACTTTATCGGCCCGGCGCCGCTGTCGCAAGTGCGGCTGTTTAACGCCCATCCGACCGGAGCGATGCATAAAGCTGAGCGGCTGCGGGCGATTATGGGCGACGGCGGTTTGGCCAACTGCGGCAACTCGCAAAACTGTGTGCAGTCGTGCCCGAAAGGCATTCCGCTGACGACGTCAATCGCCGCGTTAAACCGCGACACGACGATCCAAATGTTCCGCGATTTCTTTGGCAGCGACGAAGCGTAA
- a CDS encoding helix-turn-helix domain-containing protein: protein MKDQSFQSKPLLTKREKEVFELLVQDKTTKEIAKELFISEKTVRNHISNAMQKLGVKGRSQAVIELLRMGELEL, encoded by the coding sequence TTGAAGGATCAATCGTTTCAATCGAAGCCGCTGTTGACAAAGAGAGAAAAAGAAGTCTTCGAATTGCTCGTGCAAGACAAGACGACGAAGGAGATCGCCAAAGAGCTGTTTATCAGCGAGAAAACTGTTCGCAACCATATTTCGAATGCGATGCAAAAGCTTGGGGTCAAGGGGCGCTCGCAAGCGGTCATTGAATTGCTTCGAATGGGCGAACTTGAACTATAA
- a CDS encoding MarR family winged helix-turn-helix transcriptional regulator, whose amino-acid sequence MSSAMNEKTVAELEKLLRYIAANLKQRGREILTNYPITPPQFVALQWLLEEGDLTVGELSSKMYLACSTTTDLVDRMERNGLVARVRDEHDRRVVRIHLLEKGERIIEEVIEKRQRDLAQVLENFSDEEIVVFERCLRKLHQEMMKE is encoded by the coding sequence ATGTCGTCTGCGATGAACGAAAAAACGGTTGCCGAGTTGGAAAAATTGCTTCGCTATATCGCCGCCAACTTAAAACAGCGCGGCCGCGAAATTTTAACGAACTACCCCATCACGCCTCCGCAGTTTGTCGCGTTGCAATGGCTGCTTGAAGAAGGGGACTTGACGGTTGGCGAGTTATCGAGCAAAATGTATTTGGCGTGCAGCACGACGACCGACTTGGTCGATCGCATGGAGCGAAACGGTCTCGTCGCCCGAGTGCGTGATGAACATGATCGGCGCGTCGTCCGCATTCACCTGCTCGAAAAAGGCGAGCGCATCATTGAGGAAGTGATTGAAAAACGCCAGCGCGATTTGGCCCAAGTGCTGGAAAACTTTTCGGATGAAGAAATTGTCGTTTTTGAGCGCTGTTTGCGCAAACTGCATCAAGAAATGATGAAAGAATGA
- the racE gene encoding glutamate racemase, which yields MERAIGVIDSGVGGLTVAKEIMRQLPKEQIIYLGDTARCPYGPRPVEEIRRFTWQMIHYLRQYPLKMLVIACNTATAVALDEVRERLDIPVLGVVHPGARAALKATKSGHIGVIGTVGTVRSKAYEKALQSINPHVRVESLACPKFVPLVESGDFEGEKAVAIVAESLAPLRPRPIDVLILGCTHYPLLAPLIRAYMGKKVKLICSGDETAREVSTILHHSHLLYTGRREPEHLFFTTGSKELFEKISRKWFGKSIGKVEAIRL from the coding sequence TTGGAAAGAGCAATTGGTGTCATTGATTCAGGAGTCGGCGGCTTAACCGTCGCCAAAGAAATTATGCGGCAGCTGCCAAAGGAACAGATCATTTACCTTGGCGACACCGCCCGCTGTCCGTACGGGCCGCGCCCGGTTGAAGAAATTCGCCGATTTACATGGCAGATGATTCACTACTTGCGGCAATATCCGTTGAAAATGCTTGTCATTGCCTGCAACACGGCAACCGCGGTCGCGCTCGATGAAGTGCGGGAGCGGCTTGACATTCCGGTGCTTGGCGTCGTTCATCCCGGCGCCCGCGCCGCCTTGAAGGCGACGAAAAGCGGGCATATCGGTGTGATTGGCACCGTCGGGACGGTCAGAAGCAAAGCGTATGAAAAAGCGCTCCAATCGATCAACCCGCACGTTCGTGTCGAAAGCTTGGCCTGTCCGAAGTTCGTCCCGCTTGTCGAAAGCGGCGATTTTGAAGGGGAGAAGGCGGTGGCGATTGTCGCCGAATCGCTTGCTCCGCTGCGTCCGCGGCCGATTGATGTGCTCATTTTAGGGTGCACGCATTACCCGTTGCTGGCCCCGCTCATTCGGGCGTATATGGGCAAAAAGGTGAAACTCATCTGCTCCGGCGATGAAACGGCCCGCGAAGTGAGCACGATTTTGCATCATAGCCACCTCCTTTACACCGGCAGGCGCGAACCGGAGCATTTGTTTTTCACGACCGGATCAAAAGAACTGTTTGAAAAGATTTCAAGAAAATGGTTTGGCAAATCGATCGGCAAAGTCGAGGCGATTCGTCTGTGA
- a CDS encoding GerMN domain-containing protein, with the protein MGKRTVHRWTAPVLASLLLLGGCGLFGNDEAVKEIDPPQETSYVKDGQALQEATGDKKGEKEEAKATETVKRELYLIDKNGFVVPQTVELPKTQAVAKQVLEYLVEDGPVSEVLPNGFRAVIPAGTTVLGTKLEKDGTLIADFSPEFKQYKPEDEKRILQAITWTLTQFDNIKRVKIRINGYDQEVMPVNKTPIQGGVSRADGINIEASGVPDITNTHPVTVYFVAQQGDNTYYVPVTRRVPNKEKDDIAAAINELIQGPDHGSGLVGVFQPDAKLVDAPKYEDGKVTLNFNEGIYGSNKKHVISDVVLNSLVLSLTEQNGVESVAITVNGKADLVTEDGKPLTKPVTRPQNVNTGTF; encoded by the coding sequence ATGGGCAAACGGACGGTTCATAGATGGACAGCGCCGGTGCTCGCTTCGCTTTTGCTGCTTGGCGGCTGCGGTTTGTTTGGGAATGATGAGGCAGTGAAGGAGATCGATCCGCCGCAAGAAACGAGCTATGTCAAAGACGGTCAGGCGCTCCAAGAGGCAACGGGGGACAAAAAGGGAGAGAAAGAGGAAGCGAAGGCTACCGAGACGGTGAAGAGGGAATTATACTTAATTGACAAAAATGGCTTCGTCGTGCCGCAAACAGTAGAGTTGCCGAAAACGCAGGCGGTTGCGAAACAAGTGCTCGAATATTTAGTCGAGGATGGCCCGGTATCCGAAGTGTTGCCAAATGGCTTCCGCGCCGTCATTCCGGCAGGCACGACTGTGCTTGGCACAAAACTGGAAAAAGACGGGACGTTGATCGCCGACTTTTCGCCGGAATTTAAGCAATACAAACCGGAGGATGAAAAGCGGATTTTGCAAGCCATTACGTGGACATTGACCCAATTTGACAACATTAAGCGCGTCAAAATCCGGATTAACGGCTATGACCAAGAGGTGATGCCGGTCAATAAAACACCGATCCAAGGCGGAGTCAGCCGGGCGGATGGCATCAATATCGAGGCGAGCGGCGTGCCGGACATTACGAATACGCACCCGGTCACGGTTTATTTTGTCGCCCAGCAGGGAGACAACACATATTATGTGCCGGTGACAAGACGGGTACCCAATAAAGAAAAGGACGATATCGCTGCGGCGATCAATGAGCTCATCCAAGGGCCGGACCACGGCAGCGGGCTTGTTGGCGTCTTTCAGCCGGATGCCAAGCTTGTCGATGCCCCGAAATATGAGGACGGCAAAGTGACGCTCAACTTTAACGAGGGCATTTATGGCAGCAACAAGAAACATGTGATTTCCGATGTCGTATTAAATTCGCTTGTGCTGTCGCTCACCGAGCAAAATGGGGTTGAAAGCGTGGCGATCACCGTCAACGGCAAAGCCGATCTCGTCACCGAAGATGGCAAGCCGCTCACAAAACCGGTCACCCGGCCGCAAAACGTCAATACAGGGACATTTTAA
- the rph gene encoding ribonuclease PH codes for MRTDGRNNRELRPVHIQPHYMKHAEGSVLIEIGDTKVICTATVEERVPPFMRGGGKGWITAEYGMLPRATEQRNAREASKGKVSGRTMEIQRLIGRALRSVVELEQLGERTVWIDCDVIQADGGTRTASITGAYVALVLALSKLVEEGKLASLPVRDFLAATSVGIDPEHGVILDLNYSEDARAKVDMNVVMTGAGQFVEIQGTGEEASFSRAELEELLEAAQMGIEQLIAIQRRVLGERAARIGVKHEAEREEKAE; via the coding sequence ATGAGAACGGACGGACGAAACAACCGCGAACTTCGCCCTGTACATATACAACCGCATTATATGAAGCATGCTGAAGGTTCGGTTTTGATTGAAATCGGCGACACGAAAGTGATTTGCACGGCGACGGTTGAAGAGAGAGTGCCGCCGTTTATGCGCGGCGGAGGGAAAGGCTGGATTACGGCTGAATATGGGATGCTGCCGCGGGCGACCGAACAGCGGAATGCGAGGGAAGCGAGCAAAGGGAAAGTGTCAGGGCGGACGATGGAAATTCAGCGTCTGATCGGCCGGGCGCTCCGCTCGGTCGTTGAGCTGGAACAGCTCGGCGAGCGGACCGTCTGGATTGACTGCGACGTCATTCAAGCGGACGGCGGAACGCGGACGGCGTCGATTACCGGTGCGTATGTGGCGCTCGTGCTGGCGCTCTCTAAGCTTGTGGAGGAAGGGAAGCTTGCGTCGCTTCCGGTTCGCGATTTTCTCGCTGCCACCTCAGTCGGCATCGATCCTGAACATGGGGTCATTCTCGATTTAAATTACAGCGAGGATGCCCGCGCGAAAGTCGACATGAACGTCGTCATGACCGGAGCCGGCCAGTTTGTCGAAATTCAAGGCACCGGGGAGGAAGCGTCCTTTTCGCGCGCCGAGCTAGAGGAATTGCTCGAGGCGGCGCAGATGGGCATTGAACAGCTCATCGCCATTCAGCGCCGCGTATTGGGCGAGCGGGCGGCCCGCATCGGAGTGAAGCACGAAGCAGAACGGGAGGAGAAGGCGGAATGA
- a CDS encoding XTP/dITP diphosphatase, whose translation MKEIIIATKNAGKAREFAALFAKRGIEVKSLLDFPDVPDVEETGSTFAENAKLKAEAVCQRLQRPVIADDSGLAVDALGGRPGVHSARYAGEDKNDARNIAKLLHELDGVPMEKRTARFHCALAVAIPGRPTVIVEATCDGYIAEAPRGEGGFGYDPVFYLPERGKTMAEFSPEEKNAISHRAKALAKLNEQWDEIMAEKGRTE comes from the coding sequence ATGAAGGAGATCATTATTGCTACGAAAAATGCCGGCAAGGCGCGCGAGTTTGCCGCCTTGTTTGCCAAGCGGGGCATCGAAGTGAAATCGCTCCTTGATTTTCCGGACGTTCCCGATGTCGAAGAAACGGGGAGCACATTTGCCGAAAATGCCAAATTAAAAGCTGAGGCGGTGTGCCAACGCTTGCAGCGGCCGGTCATCGCCGATGATTCCGGGCTTGCCGTTGATGCGCTCGGCGGCCGGCCGGGCGTCCATTCAGCCCGCTACGCCGGGGAAGACAAAAACGATGCGCGCAACATCGCTAAACTGCTTCATGAACTTGACGGAGTGCCGATGGAGAAGCGCACCGCCCGCTTTCATTGCGCGCTGGCCGTTGCCATTCCCGGGCGGCCGACCGTCATTGTCGAGGCGACGTGTGACGGTTATATCGCCGAAGCGCCGCGCGGAGAGGGCGGTTTTGGATATGACCCTGTCTTTTATCTTCCGGAGCGGGGGAAAACGATGGCCGAATTTTCGCCCGAAGAGAAAAATGCCATCAGCCATCGGGCGAAGGCGCTGGCGAAGCTGAATGAGCAATGGGACGAGATCATGGCCGAAAAGGGGCGGACGGAATGA
- a CDS encoding metallophosphoesterase family protein: MKAVIVSDSHGLTAELAQIVSRHRHEADLFIHCGDSELPAEADEIAPFAVVRGNCDWTAAFPDERTEEAGGVRFFVTHGHLYGVKTSLLRLYYRAKETGANVVCFGHSHLAGAERIDEVLFINPGSIALPRGRKEKTYAVLTVGKGQALVQFYDVAGRAIPDLEQTFSF; the protein is encoded by the coding sequence ATGAAAGCGGTCATTGTCAGTGACAGTCACGGGCTGACCGCCGAGCTCGCTCAAATTGTGTCGCGCCATCGCCATGAAGCGGATTTGTTCATTCATTGCGGTGATTCCGAGCTGCCGGCGGAAGCGGATGAAATTGCTCCGTTTGCGGTCGTGCGCGGCAATTGCGATTGGACAGCGGCGTTTCCCGACGAGCGAACCGAGGAGGCAGGCGGCGTCCGCTTCTTTGTCACCCACGGCCACTTATACGGCGTGAAAACGTCGCTGTTACGTTTATACTATCGGGCGAAAGAAACAGGGGCCAACGTCGTTTGCTTCGGCCACTCCCACCTCGCCGGCGCCGAGCGAATCGATGAAGTGTTGTTCATCAATCCAGGCAGCATCGCCTTGCCGCGCGGGAGAAAAGAAAAAACATATGCGGTGCTGACAGTCGGCAAAGGCCAAGCGCTCGTTCAATTTTATGATGTGGCCGGGCGTGCGATCCCGGACTTGGAACAAACGTTTTCCTTCTAG
- the ilvE gene encoding branched-chain-amino-acid transaminase, whose product MGEQWIYLNGEFVTKENAKISVYDHGFLYGDGVFEGIRVYSGNVFRLEEHIDRLYNSAKSILLNIPYTKDEMIDRVLETIRRNGYQDAYIRLVVSRGVGDLGLDPYKCKTPQIVIIVEPLALFPKHLYETGIEVVTVATRRNRSDVLSPKVKSLNYLNNVLVKIEAHLANVSEALILNDQGYVAEGSGDNVFIIKNGVVYTPPGYVGALEGITRQAIIEIAEDLGYTVKEEPFTRHDVYVADEVFLTGTAAEVISVIKVDGRTIGDGTPGPHTKRLLEEFRRRVVAEGVKVYPTNANVG is encoded by the coding sequence GTGGGCGAACAATGGATCTATTTAAACGGAGAATTTGTAACGAAAGAAAACGCAAAAATATCGGTTTATGACCACGGATTTTTGTATGGGGACGGCGTGTTTGAGGGCATTCGCGTCTATAGCGGCAACGTATTCCGCCTGGAAGAACATATAGATCGGCTGTACAACTCCGCGAAGTCCATTTTGCTGAACATCCCGTACACGAAAGATGAAATGATTGACCGTGTGCTCGAAACCATCCGCCGCAACGGCTACCAAGATGCGTACATCCGCCTTGTCGTTTCGCGCGGAGTCGGCGATTTGGGGCTCGATCCGTATAAATGCAAAACGCCGCAAATCGTCATTATCGTTGAGCCGCTGGCGCTCTTCCCAAAACATTTATATGAAACGGGCATCGAAGTGGTGACAGTGGCGACGCGCCGCAACCGCTCTGACGTGTTGAGCCCGAAAGTCAAATCGCTCAACTATTTGAACAATGTTCTCGTGAAGATCGAAGCGCATTTGGCCAACGTCAGCGAAGCGCTCATTTTAAACGACCAAGGATATGTAGCTGAAGGTTCTGGGGATAACGTCTTCATCATCAAAAACGGCGTCGTTTACACGCCGCCGGGATATGTCGGAGCGCTTGAAGGCATTACGCGCCAGGCGATTATCGAAATTGCCGAGGATCTCGGCTATACGGTCAAAGAAGAGCCATTTACCCGCCATGATGTATATGTCGCAGATGAAGTGTTTTTAACCGGGACGGCGGCCGAAGTCATTTCCGTCATCAAAGTTGACGGCCGGACGATCGGCGACGGAACGCCTGGTCCGCATACGAAGCGGCTTCTTGAAGAATTCCGCCGCCGCGTTGTTGCCGAGGGAGTTAAAGTATATCCGACGAACGCCAATGTCGGTTAA